The sequence AGGCCGGCACGCTGAACGAGGTCCGCCGGCGCGAGGCCTACGAGAAGCCTGCCGAAGAGCGCAAGCGCAAGTTCGCCGCCGCGGTCAAGCGCAACTTCAAGCGCCTGTTCCGCGAGCAGGCCCGCTTCCAGCGCCAGTACTGATCCTGCCCCGGCCGGCACGCCCGTGCTCGCCGAACGCATCCGCTCCGACCTGACCGCCGCGCTCAAGGCCGGCAACAAGGGTCTGGTTTCAGCGCTGCGGCTCA comes from Chromatiales bacterium and encodes:
- the rpsU gene encoding 30S ribosomal protein S21; translated protein: MPAVRVRENESFDVAMRRFKRAVEKAGTLNEVRRREAYEKPAEERKRKFAAAVKRNFKRLFREQARFQRQY